In the genome of Hyphomicrobium sp. ghe19, the window AAGGCGAGGTCGATCGAGCAGGACTCTCGGCCGGTTTTCCGGCGAGCGTTAGAATTTTTAGTCGCCATCGTCGCTCACGTTGGACCCAAAAACTCGTCGCCCGCCTGCCGGACCGCAAGAAACAACTGGCGACGGCGTTATGCCGGGACAGAATTTCTTTCCTGCCGCAAGCGGCCACCGAGCGAGATCCACCACACGCCGTGGAGCATGAGATCGATACCGACCAGAAGACCCAGAACCCACAAGCCGCTCACTGGCCATTGCGCGAGTATGACAAGACCCGCAACGATGCCGACGATGCCGGAGATGAGCAGAAGCGATCCGAACCACTCCCAGTACTGAAAGGCTTGGAAGATGCGTACGAAGCCGGAGGCGATCAGCGATACTGCGAAGACAAGCGTGAGGATGACGGAAGCTCGAGCAGGGTCAGTTATGAGCATCAACCCGCAGATCACGTACAGCAAACCGACGAGAATCCTGAAGGCAAAGCCGCGCCAATGCTGCGCGGAGAAGGCCTGAAACACCTCGGCTACTCCCGCGACGGCGAGCAGGATGCCGATGAGAAAGGCGCTGATAACGGTCGCCGCAACGACATCGCCGAGAACGAAGAGGCCGGCAAAAATGAAGATGGCGCCGACGAGAATAGCGCCCCACCAACTGGGATCTGCCGCTTCCGAACGCGTCTCAAGCATTGGTCTGGCTGTCATGACGAACCTCCCGAACTTCGAAAAAATGGCTGTTGAAACGATGGCCTGTAATCGGCCTCCTCGTTTGGGACGAGGCGCCGATCACAATCGCGATGACGAGGATGAGCTTGGAATTCGTTACTTATCGGTAGCGTTTGGCGAGGTCATTTTAGGCACCTCGTTGCTCATGGAGTTCGTCGCCGGGAGTTTCCCGTCGTCACCCATTCTGTGGGCGGTGCCATCCGTGCCGGTGCTCGAGCCTGTACCGGCGCCCATATCCGGAACGCGGTCGCTGACGGCGCCGCTCGCCGGAAGCTTGCCGCTGTCGCCCATGGTATGAGATGAGCCGGCTGCGGCGGGAGTATCTTCAGCTGTTGCGGGAATAGTCGCCGCGCCCATGAGAAGCGTGGCAGCTGCAGTCGCAAGAATATATTTCATCTTTGGACTCCTTGGTTATTTCTCCAAGTGTCCCCCGTCTATTCCCCAGTATAGAGACGATGCGTTATCCGTCGTGAAGAATAATTTTTTAATGGCTAATAGCGTTAATCCGGGAATCGCCAACTTAGAAGGGATTTTGCGGTTTACGGCGCAGTTGAGAAGTGCCGGGATTCATCACCTCCGCAGCGCAGAGCCTTTTCCGATTGGTACTGTCCGCGATCGCTGCTGCTGAGCATTCGCCTTCAACGGGGTGCAGCCCCTGAGGCCGATTGGCTTGACGAATATCCGAGTGCTGGAGCGGGGAAGGGATTCGAGCCCTCGTATCCGTCACGGGCGGGCCGTCGCCAGCGCACTTTTCGCGTCGTTCCGGACGGCTTCTAGAGCCAGGATCGCATTGTCGACAAAACGATCAATCTCTATTGCTGTCATCAAATGCGGAGAAATGGGTAGATCAGCCACTCGGCTAAGGGCGCTGGATTTCACATAGATTTAGACAAAAGCCGATGTCGGACGGGCGTCGTCATCGCCTGCAGAAAAGTGGAACCCAAAGCGGCCTTTTGTTTCTTCGATTTGCATCTCGGATCTCCCACAATCTAGGGCGGCCAGCGCTACAGCGGAGACGGCCGGTATGCTCAGCGGTCGCCTTTGATGTAATGTTCGAGCTGCTCGATAATGTACTTTTGATCTGCAATGACGCTTTTGACCAAATCGCCTATCGAAACCAATCCGACAAGCGTCGTGTGCTCAAGGACAGGAAGATGGCGAACAGACTTCGCTGTCATGATCGCCATGCACTCTTCGACGGTTTGATCGAGTCGGGTGCAGATGATTGTCGTCGACATGATCTCCCGCACTAGCGTTCTGGGAGAGGTCCGCCCCTTCAACACGATCTTTCGCGCGTAGTCTCGTTCGGTGATGATCCCGGTGAGATTGCCATCGTCGATGACGACTAACGCCCCAATGTGATGCTTCGCCATCATCTCGAGTGCGGTCAGCACGGAAGCGTCTGGATGAATATGATAGACTTCACGCCCTTTCTGTTCGAGCACATCTCTTACGGTTGCCATCTTACGTTACCTCTCGAGATCTTGCGGCAACCATCCACGGGTATCTTAAAAACCTCATCCGTTACGGAGGCTCAAATCCCCCCTCCAGTGACTGCTAGGACTTGCCCTGTCACTCCGGCAGACGCGTCGCTTGCCAGAAACGCAACGGCTTGAGCAACATCATCGCGTCTCGCCCAATGCTTGAGGTCTTTGGGCTTCATTGCGGCGATGTTGGATTCGGTATCTACGAGTCCGGGCGCTACAGCATTGACTCGGATACCCACGTCACGACCTTCGAGTGCGAACGTTCTGGTAAGGGCCTCGATGCCCGCTTTGGCGCAATTGTAGGCGACCATATTGGCCTGAGGCAGTCCGGCACGGGCGAAGTTGATGATGGTTCCACCCCCACTATCCCGCATGCGGATAAAGGCGGCGCGCGAGCATAAAAATGACGACAAAAGATTGTTGCTCATTTCATGCTGCCAGTCGGCCAAGGAGTGCTCTACTGCCGGCTTGTAAACCGTGAGCCCACCCGCCAAGTTCACCAGAATATCGATTCGACCGTATTCCCGAATCGTCTGATCGATCGCCTCGTCCACTTCTTGCTCGTTGGACAGATCGGCGGCCAGCGCCAGAACGCGAGCACCCCTTGAGCGAAGCTCTGCCGCCCGTGCCTCGACATTGGCCCGATTGCGAGCCGAGATTGCGAGACTCGCGCCAAGTTCGGCCAGCGCTTGGCATGCCGCAACCCCGATCTGTCCGCTCTTACTAACCCCCGTGACAAGAGCGATCTTGCCGTTCAACCCGCTCGCCATGGCCATCTCCTGTTACCCCT includes:
- a CDS encoding HdeD family acid-resistance protein, which codes for MTARPMLETRSEAADPSWWGAILVGAIFIFAGLFVLGDVVAATVISAFLIGILLAVAGVAEVFQAFSAQHWRGFAFRILVGLLYVICGLMLITDPARASVILTLVFAVSLIASGFVRIFQAFQYWEWFGSLLLISGIVGIVAGLVILAQWPVSGLWVLGLLVGIDLMLHGVWWISLGGRLRQERNSVPA
- a CDS encoding CBS domain-containing protein, producing the protein MATVRDVLEQKGREVYHIHPDASVLTALEMMAKHHIGALVVIDDGNLTGIITERDYARKIVLKGRTSPRTLVREIMSTTIICTRLDQTVEECMAIMTAKSVRHLPVLEHTTLVGLVSIGDLVKSVIADQKYIIEQLEHYIKGDR
- a CDS encoding SDR family NAD(P)-dependent oxidoreductase translates to MNGKIALVTGVSKSGQIGVAACQALAELGASLAISARNRANVEARAAELRSRGARVLALAADLSNEQEVDEAIDQTIREYGRIDILVNLAGGLTVYKPAVEHSLADWQHEMSNNLLSSFLCSRAAFIRMRDSGGGTIINFARAGLPQANMVAYNCAKAGIEALTRTFALEGRDVGIRVNAVAPGLVDTESNIAAMKPKDLKHWARRDDVAQAVAFLASDASAGVTGQVLAVTGGGI